A region from the Halosolutus gelatinilyticus genome encodes:
- a CDS encoding archaeosine biosynthesis radical SAM protein RaSEA, translating to MSKPTPEVYEQGKGMDAHNQVMREIRSRKEASYDPHEPTRVWLDEDNTPTGVKRSLTIILNTGGCRWARAGGCTMCGYVAESVDGGSVSHEALMDQIDVCLEHEEANVDESADLIKIYTSGSFLDEREVGARTRKAIADTFADRERMVVESLPDFVDREKIADFTRHGIDTDVAIGLETATDRVRHDCVNKYFDFADFEDACAEAAAANEDAGTDVEAGIKAYLLMKPPFLTESEAVADMISSIERCADVEGCHTVSMNPCNVQRYTMVDELYFNDGYRPPWLWSVAHVLEETADVDAIVVSDPVGHGSDRGPHNCTECDDLVQKAIKDFDLRQDPSVFEQVSCECERTWEVVMERERSFNQPLTR from the coding sequence ATGAGCAAACCCACGCCCGAGGTCTACGAGCAGGGCAAGGGCATGGACGCCCACAACCAGGTGATGCGGGAGATCCGCTCGCGAAAGGAGGCGAGCTACGATCCCCACGAGCCCACCCGCGTCTGGCTCGACGAGGACAACACGCCGACCGGCGTCAAGCGGAGCCTGACGATCATCCTCAACACCGGGGGCTGTCGCTGGGCCCGCGCCGGCGGCTGTACGATGTGCGGTTACGTCGCCGAGAGCGTCGACGGCGGCAGCGTGAGCCACGAGGCCCTGATGGACCAGATCGACGTCTGTCTCGAGCACGAAGAAGCGAACGTCGACGAATCCGCCGACCTCATCAAAATCTACACCTCCGGGTCCTTCTTGGACGAGCGCGAGGTCGGCGCCCGTACTCGAAAGGCGATCGCCGACACTTTCGCCGATCGCGAGCGCATGGTCGTCGAGTCCCTCCCCGACTTCGTCGATCGCGAGAAGATCGCCGACTTCACGCGACACGGCATCGACACGGACGTCGCGATCGGCCTGGAGACGGCGACCGATCGGGTCCGCCACGACTGCGTGAACAAGTACTTCGACTTCGCGGACTTCGAGGACGCCTGCGCGGAGGCCGCCGCCGCGAACGAGGACGCCGGCACGGACGTCGAGGCGGGGATCAAGGCGTACCTCCTGATGAAGCCGCCCTTCCTCACCGAGTCCGAAGCCGTCGCGGATATGATCTCTTCGATCGAGCGCTGCGCCGACGTCGAGGGCTGTCACACCGTCTCGATGAACCCCTGCAACGTCCAGCGCTACACCATGGTCGACGAACTCTACTTCAACGACGGCTACCGCCCGCCGTGGCTCTGGTCGGTCGCCCACGTGCTGGAGGAGACCGCGGACGTCGACGCGATCGTCGTCTCCGATCCCGTCGGCCACGGCTCCGATCGCGGTCCGCACAACTGCACGGAGTGTGACGACCTCGTCCAGAAGGCGATCAAGGACTTCGACCTCCGGCAGGATCCCTCGGTCTTCGAGCAGGTGTCCTGCGAGTGCGAGCGGACGTGGGAGGTCGTGATGGAACGCGAGCGGAGCTTCAACCAGCCGCTGACGCGGTAG
- a CDS encoding TIGR03750 family conjugal transfer protein: MSEEGSDQMDSTKMGAGIAVGLPLGVALGVTMGNIAMGIAIGICIGVAFGAGWDRL, translated from the coding sequence ATGTCTGAAGAGGGAAGCGACCAGATGGATTCAACCAAAATGGGCGCAGGAATCGCGGTCGGGCTTCCATTAGGGGTCGCTTTGGGGGTTACGATGGGCAATATCGCGATGGGGATCGCTATCGGCATATGCATCGGTGTCGCTTTCGGTGCAGGGTGGGATCGATTGTAA
- a CDS encoding alpha/beta fold hydrolase, which yields MDHRMFDPQIAPLVDEGYRVVTWDVRGHGQSKPIGDEFTVSTVADDLLALIDHLGHETAILIGQSFGGYVSQEVVFRHPARVDAVVVIGTTDITTLPSRLERLGLKLSPYLFKVWPAGHLRTLIAENTAVTPDVQQYAADAAGQMTKQEFVTVWKAVATCLHEEPGYRIQQPFLLTHGEYDETGIISKAAPGWADREPNCRYEVIPDAGHNANQDNPDVFNRILLAFLEETVSD from the coding sequence ATGGACCACCGGATGTTCGATCCGCAAATCGCACCGCTGGTTGACGAAGGGTACCGGGTAGTCACGTGGGACGTCCGCGGCCACGGACAGTCGAAACCCATCGGTGACGAATTTACCGTCTCGACGGTAGCTGACGACCTACTCGCCCTCATCGACCATCTCGGCCACGAAACGGCCATCCTGATCGGGCAGTCGTTCGGTGGCTACGTCTCCCAAGAGGTCGTCTTCCGCCACCCGGCGCGTGTCGATGCCGTGGTCGTGATCGGCACAACGGACATCACGACACTCCCGTCTCGGCTCGAACGACTCGGCCTCAAACTGTCACCGTACCTCTTCAAAGTCTGGCCGGCCGGCCATCTCCGAACGCTCATCGCGGAGAATACAGCGGTAACCCCAGACGTACAACAATACGCTGCCGACGCAGCCGGTCAAATGACGAAGCAGGAGTTCGTCACCGTCTGGAAAGCAGTTGCCACCTGTCTCCACGAAGAGCCGGGTTATCGCATTCAACAGCCGTTCCTCTTAACTCATGGTGAGTACGACGAAACTGGGATCATCTCAAAGGCGGCCCCGGGCTGGGCCGACCGGGAACCGAACTGTCGCTACGAGGTGATCCCGGATGCAGGACACAACGCCAATCAAGATAATCCAGACGTATTCAATCGGATTCTGCTCGCATTCCTCGAAGAAACCGTTTCCGATTAG